The genomic region ATTTTTGCAAGGAAAAGAGGCATCTATTATATCTGTTTTCAATGGAAAACATATTATTCCTTTTTTATCTGCTCTAGATTATAAAAAAGTTGGAGAAAATGAAACAGGAATGAACACAGGGGGAATGGGTGCTATTGTTCCGAATCCATATATGACGAATTCTATTTGGATAGATTTTCAAAAAAATATATTAGAGCCTACTTTAGAAGGATTAATTTCAGAAAAATTAACTTTTTTTGGATTTCTATATTTTGGATTAATGATCACTTCTAATAAAGTTTATTTATTAGAATATAATACTCGTATCGGAGATCCTGAAGCTCAAACTTTATTTCCATTAATGAAAAGTAACTTTTTAGATGTTATTCAATCTTATTTTTTTCGTGAAAAAGTATCTATTTCTTGGAAAAAATTATGTTCTTGTTGTGTTGTTTTATCTTCTAGAGGATATCCGGAAAAATACAAAAGTGGAAAAATAATAATAGGATTAAACTCATTACAAGAACCTTTTTATATTGCTGGAGCAAAAAAAGAACAAGGAAATTGGATTACATCAAGTGGACGCGTTCTAAATATGGTAGGATTAGGAAATACGATTCAAGAAGCTAGAAAAAAAGCTTACGATAAAGTGAAAAAAATACAATTCGAAAATTTGTATTTCCGAAAAGACATTGGTTTATAAAAGATCAATATAAAAAAATATCAAAATGAAAAAAGACTTTATCTGCATATTAGATTTTGGCTCTCAATATAGTCATATGATTGCAAGAAGAATTCGAAATCTAGGAGTAGATATTTTATTATGTGATTATGATACTTCCATATCCCATATTTTATCAAAAAAACCTAAGGGAATTATTTTATCAGGAGGACCTTTTTCTGTTTATGATAATGGTTCTCCATTAATTTCTAAAAATGTCTTTCAATTAGATATTCCTATACTTGGAATTTGTTATGGAATGCAACTTATTTCTTTTCTTTTTGGAGGAGAGATCGAAAAATCTAAATTTAAAGAATATGGAAAGTCCTACTTCATTATAGATCATTCCAATAACAATTTATTTTATGGAATACCAAAAAAATCCATTGTTTGGATGAGTCATTTTGATGAAGTAAAAAATATTTCAAAAAAATTTCAAATTATCGGACATACTTCATCTTGTGCTATTGCAGCTTTTAG from Blattabacterium cuenoti harbors:
- the purD gene encoding phosphoribosylamine--glycine ligase; amino-acid sequence: MKILIIGGGGREHAIGKKLLEDNHSVNLYFYPGNGGTGIIGKNIESHHTLLELGVFAKKNAVDITIVGSEILLIEGIVDVFQNLGLKIIGPHHLAAKLEGNRIFAKSFMKKYGIRTPKYDIFSCYEKAINSLDQCIGSVAIKTNGIAAGKGVILAHNKNEAEKALKTIMIEKKFGKSGNKIIIEEFLQGKEASIISVFNGKHIIPFLSALDYKKVGENETGMNTGGMGAIVPNPYMTNSIWIDFQKNILEPTLEGLISEKLTFFGFLYFGLMITSNKVYLLEYNTRIGDPEAQTLFPLMKSNFLDVIQSYFFREKVSISWKKLCSCCVVLSSRGYPEKYKSGKIIIGLNSLQEPFYIAGAKKEQGNWITSSGRVLNMVGLGNTIQEARKKAYDKVKKIQFENLYFRKDIGL